The sequence below is a genomic window from Streptosporangium lutulentum.
TCACCCTGAACAAGAGCAGCGTCACACCGTCCGCCTGCCAGACCCCGCCGGGCACCGTGCAGGCCGCGCCGGGCACTGTGGAGGCCGCGCCGGGCGTCCCACCGATCGCGCCGTGCGTCCTGGTGCAGGGAGGTCCGTTCGCCTTCGGCATGCCGGTGGACATCTTGAGCATGGCCGTTCCCCCCGGATCGGTGGCCTACTTCGCCACCGGACCGCTTCTGGGAGCGCCCCAGTTCGGCACCGTCGGCCAGGTCGGCCCGACCGCCGCGGACCCCTGTGAGGGGATGGGCCAGCTCCCCGTCACCCCGGGCGCTCCGGGTGGCCCGGGTGCTCCGGGTGCCCCTGGCGCTCCGGGTGCTCCGGGTGCTCCGGGTGCTCCGGGTGCCCCTGGCGCTCCGGGTGTCCCTGGTGCCCCTGGCGCTCCGGGTGCTCCCGCCGCTCCTGGTTCTCCGGGCGCTCCGGATGCTCCTGGTTCCCCGGCTGCTCCGAGCGTTCCGGGTGCTCCGGGTGCTCCGAGCGTTCCGGCTGCTTCGAGCGGTCCAGGTGCTCCTGGTGCTCCGGGTGCGGGTACGCCGGGCGTGGACGCTCCGGGCGCCGGTACGGGAACTCCGGTCGCGGCGGCCTCGAACACGGCGGCCTCGAACACGGCTGTTCCGGGCGCGGTCGTCCAGAACGAGGGCGTGGGCCTCTACCCCCAGGGGATGGGCATGGCCGATCTGGGTTTCGGCGTCTCACCGATGGCGACCGGGGGCGTCGTCATCTACGGCTCGTGCACGCCGTGGGTGTGCTGATAAAACAATGCGTCGGTGCTGGACCCCGGACTACGGAGGCGCTCCGCATGGGGCCTCCGATAAGAGGCGGGCCTGACCCACATGGGCGGATGCCGAGCCTTCTTCATCGGACTCCTTGATTCCGGAACGCCTCAAGGCGTGGGGAAGAATCCGATGCTCCCGACCGTGCCGATACCGTCGGGGGCACGTTTCCTGGCATGACCCCACCGTTGATGTCCTTTCCATGACCTCACCGCTGGGGAGAACCGACCGCTCCTTACCGCTCGCCGATGTCCCACATGGTGCTCCTGGCCGTGCGGGACATCGGCTTTCGGCTTTCCCGGGCCGGGACGGACGCGTGGATCGGGCCGGCCGGACGATCGACGCGCCGAGGCGTGAT
It includes:
- a CDS encoding ice-binding family protein is translated as MPRIVKRSWLAGALTATVAMGALVATPHTASAAAKAPVPVALGTAADFAVLAGKAAISTGTTVVTGDLGVSPGSAVSGFPPGTVSGTTHTADAAAAQAQVDLATAYNAAATQAPAATVPTQLGGTTLGPGIYKSTAGTFQINGNLTLDAQGDPNAVFIFQTTSSLSTGTASTVTLTGGAQECNVFWKVGSSAALGTNSDFIGNILALNSVSTGNGTTVQGRVLARTGIVTLNKSSVTPSACQTPPGTVQAAPGTVEAAPGVPPIAPCVLVQGGPFAFGMPVDILSMAVPPGSVAYFATGPLLGAPQFGTVGQVGPTAADPCEGMGQLPVTPGAPGGPGAPGAPGAPGAPGAPGAPGAPGAPGVPGAPGAPGAPAAPGSPGAPDAPGSPAAPSVPGAPGAPSVPAASSGPGAPGAPGAGTPGVDAPGAGTGTPVAAASNTAASNTAVPGAVVQNEGVGLYPQGMGMADLGFGVSPMATGGVVIYGSCTPWVC